The following coding sequences lie in one Cannabis sativa cultivar Pink pepper isolate KNU-18-1 chromosome 5, ASM2916894v1, whole genome shotgun sequence genomic window:
- the LOC115717038 gene encoding uncharacterized protein LOC115717038, which yields MERKIYSFVLIVAAIIFLVATSFSPSAAAESEKVELRSDGGNDINHGVDKAKILDMMAYPYPLSKIIMEDNELGVQFCGLCLKPGVTCEKGCLCTWKLGWLIPICKGLCC from the exons ATGGAGAGAAAGATTTACAGTTTTGTGCTCATCGTTGCTGCAATAATTTTTCTTGTAGCCACCTCTTTTAGTCCATCTGCTGCAGCAG AAAGTGAGAAGGTGGAACTAAGATCTGATGGTGGGAATGACATTAATCATGGTGTGGATAAAGCTAAGATATTGGACATGATGGCATACCCATACCCTCTCTCCAAAATAATAATGGAAGATAACGAATTGGGAGTTCAGTTCTGTGGATTATGCCTAAAGCCTGGGGTCACGTGTGAGAAGGGATGTCTTTGTACATGGAAATTAGGTTGGCTTATTCCTATTTGCAAGGGTCTGTGCTGCTAA